Genomic window (Eubalaena glacialis isolate mEubGla1 chromosome X, mEubGla1.1.hap2.+ XY, whole genome shotgun sequence):
AAGCTACCGCAAAGAATCTGAAGTGTACAACGTTGAAGACATGGACGAGGGTAGTGATGAAGTCGGGGAGGAAGACATGGTTGAAGGCAACGACTATGAAGAATTTGGTGCTTTTGGAGGCTACGGAGCCCTCACCAGCTTTGACATCCGTATCCTCAGAGCCTTTGGGAGCTTGGGTCCAGGCTTTCGCATCTTAGCGGTGAGGCCCCTTGTCGGCCACCTGCTAGCCCTGGGCCTTCCCTCCTGCGACgtcagggaggatgggaggagggggtgggtgaAGGCTGGAGTTGAATGGGGAAGGACTGCCCACATTCACCAAACCTTCCCTGTCCTGCTGGGAGAAGGGGGGTTTGGGAGGGTCTGGGGGCTGGTCGGGGGCTGGCCAGCACAGGGCGAGTGTGTGCAGCTGTCTGCcttgccctcccctccctggtcTTGCAGAATGAGCCCTGGGAACTTGAAAACCCTATGCTGGCCAGGACTCTGCTGGAGGCATTTCGGATGGATCCAGAAACACTTGCCAACGAGCCAGCTGCCCGTGCTGCCAACGTAGCCCAGGCCACCTCCTCTAACCAAGCTGCTCgggccgctgctgctgctgcccgtGCCACCTACCATCAGGTGGTCACTAACCACTCAGTGGCCACAGACCAGGGCTCAGGAGGCGATACCCAGCCCATGACATCCGCTGCCGAGGCTCAGGCAGCCACCCTTGAGACAAGCCTTGCTTCTCCGCACAGCTCCCAGATGCTAGTCAAGAGCGAGATGGCCACCCCCGGGGCTCCAGCAAGGTCCACGCAGCCCCAGACATCCTCCCGGGCCCAGGAGGCTGCTGCCGAGGGCCCTAGTACGGCCTGTGCTTTCTCCCAGGCCCCGCGTGCCAGTGAGATGGATGCCACCCGGCCCAAAACAGCCTTCCTGGGTCAGAACGATGTCTTTGATTTCACCCAGCCGGCAGGTGTCAGTGGCATGGCCTTCCCACGCCCCAAGAGACCTGCCCCGGCCCAAGAGGCTGCCACAGAGGGCCCCAGTGCTGCCTCCGGGGGGCCCCAGGCAGCCTCTGCCGGGGAGGGGGCAGCCACCCGGCCCAAGACGACCAAGTCTGGGAAGGCTCTCGCCAAGACTCGGTGGGTGGAGCCTCAGAATGTTGTGGCAGCAGCTGCTGCCAAGGCCAAGATGGCCACGAGCATCCCTGAGCCTGAGGGTGCAGCTGCCACCTCTCAGCAGAGTGcggagccctgggccaggatggGAGGCAAGAGGACAAAGAAGGTGAGACCTCCCTGCTGTCTCCAACCCCCCTTGCTCCCCTGCTttctctgccctctcctctctctgcctcctcctctccctccccgcatcccttcccctcccctcccctcccctcccctcccctcccctcccctcccctcccctcccctcccctcccctcccctcccctcccctcccctcccctcccctctccttccctcccctcttctctcagCTTGTGCATGTTTCTCCAAGACAGGTTAACTAGCATGTTTTCACTCCACGTAGTCCCTACCCTCGGGCCTGGAGGGAGAAGCGGttggctcagtgcctggcacttagtaagcacTCGGCACGTGTCATCCGCTGTTCCTACTACCCTTACCTCCAAGTACCTGCTCTGGTTAAGatgtgtgccaggtgcttttgCACAGGTAGCCTGATAGCCCTGAGTCTCTCCTCTGTCTAATGGTACAGTCCAAGCACCTGGATGACGAATATGAGAGCAGCGAGGAGGAGAGAGAGCCTCCTGCGGTCCCACCGACCTGGAGGGCATCGCAGCCCCCACTGACGACTGTGCGGCCTCAGATGGGCCCTCGGCCCCCCATGGCCCTGAGGTCCCAGGTACCCTCAAGGCACGTTCTGTGCTTGCCACCCCGCAATGTGACCCTTCTGCAAGAGAGGGTAAGAAGCCTGCCCTTCCCCCATCTCGCTCCTCCCCTCCCTTGCGGGCCTGTTCTTTGAGGTCGCCCATGCCTTGGTCTCCCCGTGTGCTCCCTCCTTCTCCAGGCAAATAAGTTGGTGAAATATCTGATGATTAAAGACTACAAGAAGATCCCCATCAAGCGCTCAGGTGGGCAACCTGTGCCCCCTCCCTGAGCtctgcccttcccccctcccacAACCCTGCCCTGTGGGCCTCCCATCAGATGCCCGCACACACACATCAGGCCTGGCTGATGGCTCCATTTGCACGGTGTGGGGTCCTGAGTGTGCTCCCTTCAGCAGGCCTGGCAGAAAGGCTGCAGCTCTGTGGCCCCTGCTCAGCCTCGGTGCtttgcccacccctcccctcctgcagACATGCTGAAGGATGTCATCCGAGAATACGACGAACATTTCCCTGAGATCATTGAACGAGCAACGTACACTCTGGAAAAGGTGGGTGCGGGGCCGGGGGCAGCTCTGTGGAGCAGGAGCCGCAgggaacccttgccccctgcatccCCTCGAGGCCCAAGGGCAGGACTACGTGCTCTGGAAGGTAGCCCTCCCTGGCCTCTCCACCTGGGAGcttcctctgcctgcctccttccctccttcttgccCTTCGTGCTCTCTGAGTGTCTGGGGTGGTCTCCTGAGGTGGATCCCATTGTCTCAGCCAGTGTCAGTGCTCCCACAGGGCACTTCCTCTGCggcctctcttcttcctcctcccccagggcTCGGGGCTCCCCGCCAAGGAAAAGTTCTAACGGGGAATTGAGTGACTGCCTGCAGGACACCCAGCATGGATGTTTGATCTCACACTCTGTTTTCTCCCCCATGTAGAAGTTTGGGATCCACCTGAAGGAAATCGACAAGGAAGAACACCTCTACATTCTTGTCTGCACACGGGATTCGTCAGCCCGCCTCCTGGGAAAGTGAGAGAGCACAGGAGGGTGGTGGCCTTCCTTGGTGgtgcctcccccctcctctcagaGAAACGGGAAAGTGGGGTTGGGGGGCCTAGCACGGCTCCCACCCAGAGTTAGCAGTGCTGAGCAGTTAAGGGCTGGCAGGGGCAGTAGCCTGGGCCGAGGATTTGCTGCTCTCCGGGTTTCGCCCCTgcccacccttccccacccccatcttcctAGGAAAGCAAGCTTCTTGGTTGCCTCTCCCCGCTAAGGTCCTGGCCAGGGCTCGGCAGAGTGGGCCTCGGGAGGGCGACGGGGGTGTGGGGGGGCTCTCCAGCGGAGTCGTGCTCCCGACGCAATGCGCAAAGGGCAGGGAAGGTCTGGATGTGCCTCTGGACACAGGGTTGCCAATCGTTTGCTCCCTGCCTAACCCCATCCTCGTCAGAGCTCTGGGAGGTGGTGTTAGCATCCCCACTTGATGGATGAAGGGACTCGGTCTCAGGCCGAG
Coding sequences:
- the LOC133082192 gene encoding melanoma-associated antigen D4 isoform X1; its protein translation is MAEGSYRKESEVYNVEDMDEGSDEVGEEDMVEGNDYEEFGAFGGYGALTSFDIRILRAFGSLGPGFRILANEPWELENPMLARTLLEAFRMDPETLANEPAARAANVAQATSSNQAARAAAAAARATYHQVVTNHSVATDQGSGGDTQPMTSAAEAQAATLETSLASPHSSQMLVKSEMATPGAPARSTQPQTSSRAQEAAAEGPSTACAFSQAPRASEMDATRPKTAFLGQNDVFDFTQPAGVSGMAFPRPKRPAPAQEAATEGPSAASGGPQAASAGEGAATRPKTTKSGKALAKTRWVEPQNVVAAAAAKAKMATSIPEPEGAAATSQQSAEPWARMGGKRTKKSKHLDDEYESSEEEREPPAVPPTWRASQPPLTTVRPQMGPRPPMALRSQVPSRHVLCLPPRNVTLLQERANKLVKYLMIKDYKKIPIKRSDMLKDVIREYDEHFPEIIERATYTLEKKFGIHLKEIDKEEHLYILVCTRDSSARLLGKTKDTPRLSLLLVILGVIFMNGNRASEAVLWEALRKMGLRPGVRHPFLGDLRKLITEDFVKQKYLEYKKIPNSSPPEYEFLWGLRARHETSKMRVLRFIAQYQNRDPREWRAHFLEAVDDAFKTMDVDMAEEHARAQMRAQMNIGEEALIGRWSWDDIQVELLTWDEDGDFGDAWSRIPFAFWARYHQYILNSNRANRRGTWRAGISSGTNGAASTSMLDGPSTSSTIRTRNAARTSASFFSWIQQR
- the LOC133082192 gene encoding melanoma-associated antigen D4 isoform X2, whose product is MAEGSYRKESEVYNVEDMDEGSDEVGEEDMVEGNDYEEFGAFGGYGALTSFDIRILRAFGSLGPGFRILANEPWELENPMLARTLLEAFRMDPETLANEPAARAANVAQATSSNQAARAAAAAARATYHQVVTNHSVATDQGSGGDTQPMTSAAEAQAATLETSLASPHSSQMLVKSEMATPGAPARSTQPQTSSRAQEAAAEGPSTACAFSQAPRASEMDATRPKTAFLGQNDVFDFTQPAGVSGMAFPRPKRPAPAQEAATEGPSAASGGPQAASAGEGAATRPKTTKSGKALAKTRWVEPQNVVAAAAAKAKMATSIPEPEGAAATSQQSAEPWARMGGKRTKKSKHLDDEYESSEEEREPPAVPPTWRASQPPLTTVRPQMGPRPPMALRSQVPSRHVLCLPPRNVTLLQERANKLVKYLMIKDYKKIPIKRSDMLKDVIREYDEHFPEIIERATYTLEKKFGIHLKEIDKEEHLYILVCTRDSSARLLGKTKDTPRLSLLLVILGVIFMNGNRASEAVLWEALRKMGLRPGVRHPFLGDLRKLITEDFVKQKYLEYKKIPNSSPPEYEFLWGLRARHETSKMRVLRFIAQYQNRDPREWRAHFLEAVDDAFKTMDVDMAEEHARAQMRAQMNIGEEALIGRWSWDDIQVELLTWDEDGDFGDAWSRIPFAFWARYHQYILNSNRANRRGTWRAGISSGTNGAASTSMLDGPSTSSTIRTRNAARTSASFFSWIQ